One region of Armigeres subalbatus isolate Guangzhou_Male chromosome 3, GZ_Asu_2, whole genome shotgun sequence genomic DNA includes:
- the LOC134223298 gene encoding kelch-like protein 30, with protein MAAPVDNLHWQKLVNSKDLSDVEFTVGSDSTLICGHRTPLALASDVFYRMFLGALVPSAGQPISVPDIEPEIFLEMLKFIYYDGPNITADNLVRLYYAAEKYNLVRFKERCLQFVANHEEAMLQILNDNGEYNFQRIDDSCLKIMSDNPVHFFEAPNFLELSLEQMQKIVNQRTLRCNTEQLKAVLEKWENHRNGDRQGSAQTLMAIVDKWNQQSRYFQLRKLSFFGRMAENQNASAKISIVAQGKLNIYGVGLYVGKLKTQELQESDKLSITVELKHKESNIRYAAEAQLRKDVYVFDFMFKRYTLEADSMISLDIHTCATTSNVLFYEEGMQWTEDLRVLALSMKLQGHYYVPAIAYILYDN; from the coding sequence ATGGCTGCACCCGTCGATAATTTGCACTGGCAGAAGCTAGTCAATAGCAAAGATCTCTCGGATGTTGAATTCACCGTCGGGTCGGACTCCACACTGATCTGCGGGCACCGTACCCCGCTTGCCTTGGCCAGCGACGTCTTTTATCGGATGTTTCTCGGTGCTCTGGTCCCATCAGCCGGGCAGCCAATCAGTGTTCCTGACATCGAGCCGGAGATCTTTCTAGAGATGTTAAAATTTATCTACTACGACGGACCCAATATTACAGCCGACAACCTGGTAAGACTGTATTATGCTGCCGAGAAGTACAACTTGGTTCGATTCAAGGAGCGATGTCTGCAGTTCGTTGCCAACCACGAGGAAGCAATGTTGCAAATTCTCAATGATAACGGCGAATACAACTTCCAAAGAATCGACGATTCTTGCCTGAAGATAATGTCTGACAACCCAGTACATTTTTTTGAAGCTCCGAATTTCTTGGAGCTGTCACTGGAACAAATGCAGAAAATTGTCAACCAACGCACATTGAGGTGCAACACTGAACAACTTAAGGCTGTACTGGAGAAATGGGAAAATCATCGCAATGGCGATCGGCAAGGATCTGCTCAAACATTGATGGCGATTGTAGACAAATGGAATCAACAGTCAAGATACTTCCAGCTGAGAAAATTGAGCTTCTTCGGAAGAATGGCAGAAAATCAAAATGCATCTGCAAAAATCTCTATTGTAGCACAGgggaaattaaatatttacGGTGTGGGACTGTACGTGGGAAAACTAAAAACCCAAGAACTTCAAGAGTCTGACAAGTTATCAATTACTGTAGAGCTAAAGCATAAGGAGAGCAATATTCGTTATGCTGCTGAAGCACAATTAAGGAAAGATGTTTACGTTTTCGACTTCATGTTCAAGCGATATACACTTGAGGCTGATTCCATGATATCGTTggatatacatacatgtgcaACCACTTCAAACGTGTTATTCTATGAAGAAGGTATGCAATGGACTGAGGACCTCAGAGTTTTAGCATTGAGCATGAAATTACAAGGACATTACTATGTTCCCGCCATTGCATATATTCTTtatgataattga